From Streptomyces qinzhouensis, one genomic window encodes:
- a CDS encoding serine/threonine-protein kinase, with product MSEAEQSRKPQRDGSEERASAAAKSSGSGSGARSGTGGDTDRAAGAADGRDGARSTAAGSPDTTTGGKPSGKTGLRTSTGAESPSADGESPAGDETAEYEGGEAVAGRGRATGTSRRTAGKAADGTGAAGPAGKSAGPRAGAEPVIGPQADRRAKEKPDPAPKPAAKAAKTAPAAADDRAAETANKTAGAGEKDAPAADDRASGRGSERSGTDGGAKKGGDTPARGRATDSGKPGGTARGSGSGSGSGSGDSEGRLLAGRYRLGGVLGRGGMGTVWRAEDETLSRTVAVKELRFPHQIDEDEKRRLITRTLREAKAIARIRNTSAVTVYDVVDEDDRPWIVMELVEGKSLAEVIREDGTLTPRRAAEVGLAILDVLRSAHREGILHRDVKPSNVLIAADDGRVVLTDFGIALVEGDPSITSTGMLVGAPSYISPERARGQRPGPAADLWSLGGLIYASVEGSPPYDKGSAIATLTAVMTEPLDPPKNAGPLEEVIYGLLAKDPAQRLDDAGARALLTRALNAPDVPVEPPLPPDATRAMTLPTIPPPEPAAPARTEPPRGPVRPARNAAPAAAAAARPPQQPPSPPVQRAAPRRAPLTDVVPRRTLVLLAVGIALAILGTVMYLTIGRNNDGDGSGNAGGDRTTSAGTTPETGTKDGKTAGGGEKPADTTDGKGTSDGATGKDGATGASKPPTGTAPGKGALPAGYAEKTDARFRFSMAMPAGFRLTDIAGASSGGIYNTGKGAFPRVQVDFNNKPGTDAVAAWENSVAGTRGASTNYQHRGIKAVQYNGYRTVADWEFERDHDGKRMRVLNRGFVVDDKRGYSIMVSCPVAEWDAAACKTLRETAFATFKPKD from the coding sequence ATGTCGGAGGCAGAGCAGTCGCGGAAGCCCCAGCGGGACGGCTCCGAGGAGCGTGCGTCTGCGGCGGCGAAGAGCAGCGGTAGCGGCTCCGGCGCCCGGTCCGGCACGGGCGGAGACACCGACCGTGCCGCCGGTGCGGCGGACGGCCGAGACGGTGCCCGCTCCACCGCGGCCGGGAGCCCGGACACCACAACCGGGGGGAAACCCTCCGGCAAGACCGGACTCCGGACGTCGACAGGCGCCGAATCCCCCTCCGCCGACGGGGAGTCGCCCGCGGGCGACGAGACCGCGGAGTACGAAGGCGGGGAAGCCGTCGCCGGACGCGGCCGGGCCACCGGGACATCCCGGCGGACCGCGGGTAAGGCCGCGGACGGAACGGGCGCCGCCGGCCCCGCCGGCAAGAGCGCCGGGCCCCGGGCCGGTGCGGAACCGGTGATCGGTCCTCAGGCCGACCGGCGGGCGAAGGAGAAGCCGGACCCGGCACCGAAACCGGCGGCCAAGGCGGCGAAGACGGCACCCGCGGCCGCGGACGATCGTGCCGCCGAGACCGCGAACAAGACCGCCGGCGCGGGGGAGAAGGACGCCCCGGCCGCCGACGACCGCGCGAGCGGCCGCGGTTCGGAGCGGTCCGGGACGGACGGCGGCGCGAAGAAGGGCGGGGACACCCCCGCGCGGGGCAGAGCGACGGACAGCGGAAAGCCGGGCGGCACCGCACGAGGTTCCGGTTCCGGTTCCGGTTCCGGGTCCGGTGACTCCGAAGGGCGGCTGCTCGCCGGGCGGTACCGCCTCGGCGGGGTCCTCGGCCGGGGCGGCATGGGCACCGTCTGGCGCGCCGAGGACGAGACCCTCAGCCGGACCGTGGCCGTCAAGGAACTCCGCTTCCCCCACCAGATCGACGAGGACGAGAAGCGACGGCTCATCACCCGGACGCTGCGCGAGGCCAAGGCCATCGCCCGGATCCGTAACACCAGCGCCGTCACGGTCTACGACGTGGTCGACGAGGACGACCGGCCGTGGATCGTGATGGAGCTGGTCGAGGGCAAGTCGCTCGCCGAAGTCATCCGTGAGGACGGCACCCTGACGCCCCGCCGGGCCGCCGAGGTCGGCCTCGCGATACTGGACGTGCTGCGTTCCGCGCACCGCGAGGGCATCCTCCACCGGGATGTGAAGCCGTCGAACGTCCTGATCGCGGCGGACGACGGCCGGGTCGTGCTCACCGACTTCGGTATCGCGCTCGTCGAGGGCGACCCCTCGATCACCTCCACCGGCATGCTCGTCGGCGCCCCCTCGTACATCTCGCCCGAACGGGCCCGCGGCCAGCGGCCCGGCCCCGCCGCCGACCTCTGGTCACTGGGCGGACTGATCTACGCGAGCGTCGAGGGATCCCCGCCGTACGACAAGGGCTCGGCGATCGCCACCCTGACCGCCGTCATGACCGAACCCCTCGACCCGCCCAAGAACGCGGGCCCATTGGAAGAGGTCATCTACGGGCTGCTCGCCAAGGACCCGGCGCAACGGCTCGACGACGCCGGTGCCCGGGCACTGCTGACCCGCGCCCTCAACGCGCCGGACGTGCCCGTGGAGCCCCCGCTCCCGCCCGACGCCACCCGGGCCATGACACTGCCGACGATCCCGCCGCCCGAGCCGGCGGCCCCCGCCCGGACCGAGCCGCCCCGCGGCCCCGTCCGGCCCGCCCGTAACGCCGCTCCGGCCGCGGCGGCAGCGGCTCGCCCGCCGCAGCAGCCCCCGAGCCCCCCGGTGCAGCGGGCCGCGCCCCGGCGCGCGCCCCTGACGGACGTGGTGCCCCGCCGTACGCTGGTGCTGCTCGCGGTCGGGATCGCGCTGGCGATCCTCGGCACCGTCATGTATTTGACGATCGGCAGGAACAACGACGGCGACGGGAGCGGGAACGCCGGCGGCGACCGGACCACCTCCGCCGGAACAACCCCTGAAACCGGTACGAAGGACGGCAAGACCGCAGGCGGCGGGGAGAAGCCCGCCGACACGACCGACGGCAAGGGCACGAGCGACGGAGCGACGGGCAAGGACGGCGCGACCGGCGCTTCCAAGCCTCCGACGGGCACGGCCCCGGGGAAGGGCGCCCTGCCCGCCGGTTACGCCGAGAAGACCGACGCCAGGTTCCGGTTCTCCATGGCGATGCCCGCGGGCTTCAGACTCACCGACATAGCCGGGGCGAGTTCGGGCGGTATCTACAACACCGGCAAGGGCGCATTCCCCCGGGTCCAGGTCGACTTCAACAACAAGCCCGGCACCGATGCCGTGGCCGCCTGGGAGAACTCCGTCGCCGGGACCCGGGGCGCCAGCACCAACTACCAGCACCGGGGCATAAAAGCCGTCCAGTACAACGGCTATCGGACCGTCGCCGACTGGGAGTTCGAGCGCGACCACGACGGCAAGCGGATGCGGGTCCTCAACCGCGGCTTCGTCGTCGACGACAAGCGCGGCTACTCCATCATGGTGTCCTGCCCGGTGGCCGAGTGGGACGCGGCCGCGTGCAAGACGCTGCGGGAGACCGCGTTCGCGACATTCAAGCCCAAGGACTGA
- a CDS encoding protein kinase: MDDYAGRVLSDRYRLPLLPPDEYEPAELRAFDTYSGQEVLVRQVPLPETVDAEFVGPDELPGPAGRPGVPGAGRSAGRITAGPADPAVLRAVEAARAAAQVPDHPRLDQVFDVFAEDGSLWIVSEWVEARPLAVYLAEKPLTPYRAAEVASDVLTALGAVHAYGWTHRNITASTVLVCEDGRIVLTGLAAGAAEEALCGYAPVPTGAPRDPHLHFESVESAESVEGAEDTEGVVGFDGEYGEDGAYEEYEGEFADEPDPDDEDGDESEDGEYGEESAEAEVSPGDGGPWRAAPDVRSARSGAIAAYRAGAAAAGRGGDERSPGGGDRPVQSGDDPDWWARKPGAPGPGAADASLPGPPGSPESGSGTARTEQHEGPLYRDHVTTGDDAPEGPGEHTPHHHDPYGHVAYGRDPYGTGGPDALGPAHLTGVWQDGPLPGGDGPRPLSVGGTSAPPPLPVVPDRNPHRYSDPYGVRALPPAGSTHATPPDGTAPGGLPALPVARAGRPGGAPAPRGDRPALPPADPGRDRGGAGPDALRADARRTAAPRAVPAQPAPGRWDEEPAPVPPVHRGPATPLAAERARQARITVVGAVTERWAPEQAGPVHENWQLAAPVGPATDLWALGALLYRSVQGHAPYPEDSAAELVQLVCAEPPAFAEECGPLRPVVESLLRQDPTERPDTEELRGWLRSLIRSAPEPDAGIDVVALPAAPPGGGTRLPIVRRRGELVRKRRGGSTEVVHGRHRHKKPRPQRERGPRSLGRTLLVGVLLLLTGAVLYAVLFMPKADETGDRTLPQGNPRPTPSGAPSPGAEQPGTATPSGEKTSGSATSDAPAAPGSGPLPKGYELRTDPEGFSVAVPKGWQRRSMNDAGQIRYGDGDFTLIVVPGRDRARDGEDPLDYQRDRERELEPFRGSSWSTSSGLRRIEVGQRVMAEGQYTWQDSSGREVYVRNRVVVIEGRYHVLQVIGPGDRRERVSEAYEQAVAVYRKSG, encoded by the coding sequence ATGGACGACTACGCGGGCAGGGTGCTCTCCGACCGGTACCGTCTGCCGCTGCTCCCGCCCGACGAGTACGAACCCGCCGAGCTGCGTGCCTTCGACACCTACAGCGGCCAGGAGGTGCTGGTCCGTCAGGTGCCGCTGCCGGAGACGGTGGACGCCGAGTTCGTCGGCCCCGACGAACTCCCGGGACCGGCGGGCAGACCCGGAGTACCGGGTGCCGGGCGTTCCGCGGGGCGTATCACCGCCGGGCCCGCCGACCCCGCCGTCCTGCGGGCGGTCGAGGCGGCCAGAGCCGCGGCACAGGTGCCGGACCACCCCCGGCTGGACCAGGTCTTCGACGTCTTCGCCGAGGACGGTTCGCTGTGGATCGTCAGTGAGTGGGTCGAGGCGCGGCCGCTCGCCGTGTACTTGGCGGAGAAGCCGCTGACGCCCTACCGCGCCGCCGAGGTCGCCTCCGATGTGCTGACCGCGCTGGGCGCGGTCCACGCGTACGGCTGGACCCATCGCAACATCACCGCGAGCACCGTCCTGGTCTGCGAGGACGGGCGCATCGTGCTCACCGGTCTGGCCGCCGGGGCGGCGGAAGAGGCGCTGTGCGGCTATGCGCCGGTGCCGACCGGTGCGCCCCGGGATCCGCACCTGCACTTCGAAAGTGTCGAAAGTGCCGAGAGTGTCGAAGGTGCCGAAGACACTGAAGGCGTCGTCGGCTTTGACGGTGAGTACGGAGAAGACGGAGCGTACGAGGAGTACGAAGGCGAGTTCGCCGACGAGCCCGACCCGGACGACGAGGACGGGGACGAGAGCGAGGACGGGGAGTACGGGGAGGAGTCGGCGGAAGCCGAAGTCTCCCCGGGGGACGGTGGTCCGTGGCGGGCCGCGCCGGACGTCCGGTCCGCCCGGTCGGGCGCCATCGCGGCGTACCGTGCGGGCGCGGCGGCCGCGGGCCGGGGCGGCGACGAGCGGTCACCGGGCGGTGGGGACCGGCCGGTGCAGTCGGGCGACGACCCCGACTGGTGGGCCCGTAAGCCCGGCGCCCCGGGCCCCGGTGCCGCCGATGCCTCCCTGCCCGGTCCGCCGGGGTCCCCGGAGTCCGGCTCCGGCACAGCCCGCACGGAGCAGCACGAGGGGCCCCTCTACCGCGACCATGTGACCACCGGCGACGACGCCCCCGAGGGGCCCGGCGAGCACACGCCGCACCACCACGACCCTTACGGGCATGTGGCGTACGGACGCGACCCCTACGGCACCGGCGGACCGGACGCGCTCGGCCCCGCGCATCTCACCGGCGTCTGGCAGGACGGCCCGCTGCCGGGCGGCGACGGGCCGCGGCCGCTCTCCGTGGGCGGCACCTCCGCACCGCCGCCGCTGCCGGTCGTCCCCGACCGCAACCCCCACCGCTACAGCGATCCGTACGGGGTCCGGGCCCTGCCCCCCGCGGGCTCCACCCACGCGACCCCGCCCGACGGAACCGCCCCCGGCGGGCTGCCCGCCCTGCCCGTGGCGCGCGCCGGACGGCCCGGGGGCGCCCCCGCACCCCGCGGCGACCGCCCCGCCCTCCCGCCGGCCGACCCGGGACGCGACCGGGGCGGCGCGGGCCCCGACGCCCTGCGGGCCGACGCCCGGCGCACCGCCGCCCCCCGCGCGGTCCCCGCGCAGCCCGCCCCCGGCCGCTGGGACGAGGAACCGGCCCCCGTGCCGCCCGTCCACCGCGGCCCGGCCACCCCGCTCGCCGCCGAACGGGCCCGGCAGGCCAGGATCACCGTGGTCGGCGCCGTCACCGAACGCTGGGCGCCCGAACAGGCCGGACCCGTCCACGAGAACTGGCAGCTCGCCGCCCCCGTCGGCCCCGCCACCGACCTGTGGGCCCTCGGCGCCCTGCTCTACCGCTCGGTCCAGGGCCACGCCCCCTACCCCGAGGACAGCGCCGCCGAGCTGGTCCAGCTCGTCTGCGCCGAACCGCCCGCCTTCGCCGAGGAGTGCGGGCCGCTGCGCCCGGTCGTCGAATCGCTCCTCCGCCAGGACCCGACCGAACGCCCCGACACCGAGGAACTCCGCGGCTGGCTGCGGTCCCTGATCCGCTCCGCCCCCGAGCCCGACGCGGGCATCGACGTGGTGGCGCTGCCCGCCGCCCCACCCGGCGGCGGCACCAGACTGCCCATAGTCCGCCGCCGGGGCGAGCTGGTCCGCAAGCGCCGCGGCGGCTCCACCGAGGTCGTCCACGGCCGGCACCGCCACAAGAAGCCCCGCCCCCAACGGGAGCGCGGCCCCAGGTCACTGGGCCGCACCCTGCTGGTCGGAGTGCTTCTGCTGCTCACCGGCGCCGTGTTGTACGCGGTGCTGTTCATGCCGAAGGCCGACGAGACCGGGGACCGCACCCTGCCGCAGGGCAATCCCCGGCCCACACCGAGCGGCGCCCCGAGCCCCGGCGCCGAACAGCCCGGGACCGCCACCCCCTCGGGCGAGAAGACCAGCGGCTCCGCGACTTCGGACGCCCCCGCCGCACCCGGCTCGGGACCGCTGCCGAAGGGCTACGAACTGCGCACCGACCCGGAGGGCTTCAGCGTCGCCGTCCCGAAGGGCTGGCAGCGCCGATCGATGAACGACGCGGGCCAGATCCGTTACGGCGACGGTGACTTCACCCTGATCGTGGTCCCCGGCCGGGACCGGGCCCGGGACGGTGAGGACCCCCTCGACTACCAGCGCGACCGCGAGCGGGAGCTGGAGCCCTTCCGGGGTTCGTCCTGGTCGACGTCGAGCGGGCTGCGCCGGATCGAAGTCGGTCAGCGGGTGATGGCGGAGGGTCAGTACACCTGGCAGGACAGCAGCGGACGCGAGGTGTACGTCCGCAACCGTGTCGTCGTCATCGAGGGCCGCTATCACGTACTTCAGGTCATCGGCCCCGGAGACCGCCGTGAGAGGGTTTCGGAGGCGTACGAACAGGCCGTGGCCGTCTACCGAAAGAGCGGCTGA
- a CDS encoding serine/threonine-protein kinase, with amino-acid sequence MENRQNAGGGLVLAGRYRLGDCIGKGGMGRVWRARDEVLHRVVAVKELTAGIYAAEADRVLLHARTQKEARAAARITHPNVVTVHDVLEHDGRPWIVMQYVEGRSLADEVKKSGKVPPLEAARIGLRVLGALGAAHAAGVLHRDVKPANVLLARDGSVLLTDFGIAAIDGDSTITRTGEIVGSIDYVAPERVRGGDPGPACDLWSLGVTLYAALTGESPYRRTSPLDTMRAVVSEEPRHPAGVGPLGPIVMALLAKDPETRPAAAEAERLLAAAVVELESTGGAPGPDRPATAATTVLPPDSADRTGRSSGTDSFPDADVFLAADGSPDGSRGTGRGRGLGRDTSPGGSGSGQPPATPTAVAPVTPAGPPAPEPGRRGRKAAARAAGTGGRRGGRMRLAAIVVALAAFVGAVAGVLAMRYADSGDDPDRTDRKPGAVTAGGGPTPGSPTGGGPSASAGASPAEQIPDGWKRVKDPLGFSLLLPEKWQRMSEKDNQVDYSPDGGLHRLRVGVAETPRFPDPYDHLVTIERELSKLPDYRQLSLDRNTFQGRKDAALLEFRWTEKGKFGGPRRAVDQFYIDEGGTEYALFLAGPAGSWDSFRADYDGILKGWRGRGAG; translated from the coding sequence GTGGAGAACAGGCAGAACGCGGGCGGGGGGCTGGTGCTCGCCGGCCGCTACCGGCTGGGCGATTGCATCGGCAAGGGCGGTATGGGCCGGGTCTGGCGCGCCCGTGACGAGGTGCTGCACCGCGTCGTAGCCGTCAAGGAACTGACCGCCGGGATCTACGCCGCGGAGGCGGACCGGGTCCTGCTCCATGCGCGGACGCAGAAGGAGGCCCGGGCCGCCGCCCGGATCACCCACCCCAACGTCGTCACCGTCCACGATGTACTGGAGCACGACGGCCGGCCGTGGATCGTCATGCAGTACGTCGAGGGCCGTTCGCTCGCCGACGAGGTCAAGAAGTCCGGCAAGGTGCCCCCGCTGGAGGCCGCCCGGATCGGGCTGCGGGTGCTGGGCGCGCTGGGCGCCGCACATGCCGCCGGGGTGCTCCACCGGGACGTCAAACCGGCCAATGTGCTCCTCGCGCGGGACGGGAGCGTGCTGCTCACCGACTTCGGGATCGCGGCCATCGACGGCGATTCGACCATCACCCGCACCGGCGAGATCGTCGGTTCCATCGACTATGTGGCGCCGGAGCGGGTCCGGGGCGGCGATCCCGGGCCCGCGTGCGATCTCTGGTCTCTGGGCGTGACCCTGTACGCGGCGCTGACCGGCGAGTCGCCCTACCGCCGTACGTCACCGCTCGACACGATGCGGGCGGTCGTGAGCGAGGAGCCGCGGCATCCGGCGGGTGTCGGCCCGCTCGGGCCGATCGTGATGGCGCTGCTGGCGAAGGATCCGGAGACCCGGCCGGCCGCGGCGGAGGCCGAACGACTGCTCGCGGCGGCGGTCGTGGAGCTGGAGAGCACGGGCGGGGCGCCGGGACCCGACCGCCCCGCCACCGCCGCCACCACGGTCCTTCCGCCGGACTCCGCCGACCGCACCGGCCGGAGCAGTGGCACCGACAGCTTCCCCGACGCGGATGTCTTCCTGGCCGCGGACGGTTCCCCGGACGGTTCCCGGGGTACGGGCCGGGGCCGGGGTCTCGGCCGGGACACCAGCCCGGGCGGCAGCGGCTCCGGGCAGCCGCCCGCCACCCCCACGGCCGTCGCGCCGGTGACCCCGGCCGGTCCACCCGCCCCCGAGCCGGGCCGCCGGGGCCGTAAGGCGGCCGCGCGGGCGGCCGGGACCGGTGGCCGCCGCGGCGGCCGGATGCGGCTCGCCGCGATCGTCGTGGCCCTCGCCGCGTTCGTCGGCGCGGTCGCCGGAGTCCTGGCCATGCGGTACGCCGACAGCGGCGACGACCCGGACCGGACCGACCGCAAGCCCGGAGCCGTGACCGCCGGCGGGGGACCCACCCCCGGCAGCCCTACCGGCGGCGGCCCCTCCGCCTCGGCCGGGGCTTCCCCGGCGGAACAGATCCCGGACGGCTGGAAGCGGGTGAAGGACCCGCTCGGCTTCTCGCTCCTCCTCCCGGAGAAGTGGCAGCGGATGTCCGAGAAGGACAACCAGGTCGACTACTCGCCCGACGGCGGTCTCCACCGGCTGCGGGTCGGCGTCGCCGAGACCCCGCGGTTTCCCGATCCGTACGACCATCTGGTCACCATCGAGCGGGAACTGAGCAAACTGCCGGACTATCGGCAGCTGTCGCTGGACCGAAACACCTTCCAGGGCCGGAAGGACGCGGCCCTGCTGGAATTCCGCTGGACGGAGAAGGGCAAGTTCGGCGGTCCACGGCGCGCGGTCGACCAGTTCTACATCGACGAGGGCGGTACGGAGTACGCGCTGTTCCTCGCCGGACCTGCGGGCTCCTGGGACAGCTTCAGGGCGGACTACGACGGGATACTGAAGGGCTGGCGGGGCCGCGGCGCCGGCTGA
- a CDS encoding succinic semialdehyde dehydrogenase — protein sequence MKDAKAPANPLGTNPRAAAPAGARTAADVVTPEVVAQLTRGVAGSGRTANHTPFTGEKLADLPESTPEDVAGAFDRARAAQPGWAAVPVRTRAAVLLRFHDLVLARQAEVLDLIQLETGKARLHAHEEIQAVAVAARHYGRRATAYLRPRRRAGVVPVLTKTTELRQPRGVVGQIAPWNYPLELSVGDALPAFVSGNAVVMKPDTETALTALWARDLLIEAGLPEAVFQVVIGEGPVIGPEVVRHADYVSFTGSTRTGREVARGAAERLVGCSLELGGKNAMLVLHDADIEKAAAGAVRACFSSAGQLCISIERLYVHASVADAFMERFTTRTKAMRLGNSLAYGAEMGSLAGERQLATVVRHVDEAVTKGATVLAGGVARPDIGPLFYEPTILEGVEEPMAVCAEETFGPVVSVYRFTDEDEVVERANATSYGLNASVWTRDSGRGHAIAARLRTGTVNINEGYAPAYGSVQSPMGGMKDSGLGRRHGSEGILKFTEAQTVAEQRVMPMGPAFGMDDAKYADLMSRSLRLMKAFRLR from the coding sequence ATGAAGGACGCGAAGGCCCCGGCCAACCCCCTCGGCACCAACCCCAGAGCCGCCGCACCGGCCGGCGCCCGTACCGCCGCGGACGTGGTCACGCCCGAGGTGGTCGCCCAGCTGACCCGCGGTGTCGCCGGCTCCGGCCGGACGGCCAACCACACCCCCTTCACCGGCGAGAAGCTGGCCGATCTGCCCGAGTCCACGCCCGAGGACGTGGCCGGGGCCTTCGACCGGGCCCGCGCCGCCCAGCCCGGGTGGGCCGCCGTCCCCGTGCGTACCCGCGCCGCCGTCCTGCTCCGCTTCCACGATCTGGTGCTGGCACGCCAGGCCGAGGTCCTCGACCTGATCCAGCTGGAGACCGGCAAGGCCCGTCTCCATGCCCATGAGGAGATCCAGGCCGTCGCGGTCGCGGCCCGCCACTACGGCCGCCGCGCCACCGCCTATCTGCGGCCCCGCCGCCGGGCGGGCGTCGTCCCCGTCCTCACCAAGACCACCGAACTGCGCCAGCCGCGCGGTGTCGTGGGCCAGATCGCACCCTGGAACTATCCGCTGGAGCTGTCCGTCGGCGACGCGCTGCCCGCCTTCGTCTCCGGCAACGCCGTGGTGATGAAGCCGGACACCGAGACCGCGCTCACCGCCCTGTGGGCGCGCGATCTGCTGATCGAGGCCGGCCTGCCGGAGGCGGTCTTCCAGGTCGTCATCGGCGAGGGCCCGGTCATCGGCCCCGAGGTGGTCCGGCACGCCGACTACGTCTCCTTCACCGGCTCCACCCGCACCGGCCGTGAGGTCGCCCGGGGCGCCGCGGAACGGCTCGTCGGCTGCTCCCTCGAACTCGGCGGCAAGAACGCCATGCTCGTTCTGCACGACGCCGATATCGAGAAGGCCGCGGCGGGCGCCGTCCGCGCCTGCTTCTCCTCCGCGGGGCAGCTCTGCATCTCCATCGAGCGGCTGTACGTCCATGCTTCGGTCGCCGATGCCTTCATGGAGCGGTTCACCACCAGAACGAAGGCGATGCGCCTCGGCAACTCCCTCGCGTACGGCGCCGAAATGGGCTCCCTGGCCGGTGAGCGGCAGCTCGCAACCGTCGTCCGCCATGTCGACGAGGCCGTCACCAAGGGCGCGACCGTTCTCGCGGGCGGGGTCGCCAGGCCCGATATCGGACCGCTCTTCTACGAGCCGACCATCCTCGAGGGTGTCGAGGAGCCGATGGCCGTCTGCGCCGAGGAGACCTTCGGCCCGGTGGTCTCCGTCTACCGGTTCACGGACGAGGACGAGGTCGTCGAGCGGGCCAACGCCACCTCGTACGGCCTCAACGCCAGCGTCTGGACGCGGGACAGCGGGCGAGGGCACGCGATCGCGGCCCGGCTGCGCACCGGCACGGTCAACATCAACGAGGGGTACGCCCCCGCGTACGGCAGTGTGCAGTCCCCGATGGGCGGCATGAAGGACTCCGGTCTGGGGCGCCGGCACGGCTCCGAGGGCATCCTCAAGTTCACCGAGGCACAGACCGTGGCCGAGCAGCGGGTGATGCCGATGGGCCCGGCGTTCGGCATGGACGACGCGAAGTACGCGGACCTGATGAGCCGTTCGCTCCGGCTGATGAAGGCGTTCCGGCTGCGCTGA
- a CDS encoding GMC oxidoreductase: MSAIPPARDTGAYAAGADPYDHDHDHDHDRDFDYDYDVIVIGSGFGGAVSALRLAEKGYRVGVLEAGRRFTRETLPRNSWDLRNFLWAPALGLYGIQRIHLLGKVMVLAGAGVGGGSLNYANTLYVPPAPFFRDPQWKDITDWERELGPYYAQARRMLGVRLNPTTTAADVHLKATAEAMGIGDTFHMAPVGVFFGDGHDGHDGCDQGEGGGVRAAPGAEVPDPYFGGAGPARRACVQCGECMTGCRHGAKNTLNENYLHLAERAGAVVHPMTTVVSLTEDADGGHTVGTVPTDRRRKGKSRVFRARRVVVAAGTYGTQTLLHRMKDTGALPGISPRLGELTRTNSEAVVGAQTDDRRYRARHGAPRVDFTRGVAITSSVHPDEHTHIEPVRYGKGSNAMGLLTTFQVPYRSGPGGRRFGRGRVAGWLGRMVRHPVTALRSLSYHHWSERTLIWLVMQSVDNSLTAYRKPSGIGKGLLTARQGHGTPNPTQLAAATRAASVLADEINGFAGSNIGELIGTPLTAHFLGGCPIGADPESGVIDPYHRLYGHPGVSVVDGAAVTANPGVNPSLTITAQAERAMSLWPNHGDEDPRPAPGEPYLGLVPVAPRTPVVPADAFGALRLPFLGMPMVPPKGGAGGTEGAEPGAGAGG; this comes from the coding sequence ATGTCCGCGATACCCCCTGCCCGCGACACCGGCGCGTACGCGGCCGGAGCGGATCCGTACGACCACGATCACGATCACGATCACGATCGCGACTTCGACTACGACTACGACGTGATCGTCATCGGCTCCGGGTTCGGCGGCGCGGTCTCGGCGCTGCGGCTCGCCGAGAAGGGCTACCGGGTCGGCGTTCTCGAAGCGGGCCGCCGCTTCACCCGCGAGACCCTCCCCAGGAACTCCTGGGATCTGCGGAACTTCCTGTGGGCCCCCGCGCTCGGCCTCTACGGCATCCAGCGCATCCACCTCCTCGGGAAGGTGATGGTGCTCGCGGGCGCCGGGGTCGGCGGCGGCTCCCTCAACTACGCCAACACCCTCTACGTCCCGCCCGCCCCGTTCTTCCGTGACCCCCAGTGGAAGGACATCACCGACTGGGAGCGCGAGCTGGGGCCGTACTACGCACAGGCCCGTCGGATGCTCGGTGTCCGGCTGAACCCCACGACCACCGCCGCCGATGTCCATCTGAAGGCCACCGCCGAGGCGATGGGCATCGGCGACACCTTCCATATGGCACCGGTCGGCGTCTTCTTCGGTGACGGCCACGACGGCCACGACGGTTGTGACCAGGGCGAGGGCGGCGGGGTGCGGGCGGCGCCCGGTGCGGAGGTGCCCGATCCGTACTTCGGCGGAGCCGGTCCGGCCCGCCGCGCCTGCGTCCAGTGCGGCGAGTGCATGACCGGCTGCCGTCACGGCGCCAAGAACACCCTCAACGAGAACTACCTCCATCTCGCCGAGCGCGCCGGGGCCGTCGTCCACCCCATGACCACCGTGGTGAGCCTCACCGAGGACGCCGACGGCGGCCATACCGTCGGCACCGTGCCCACCGACCGCCGCCGGAAGGGGAAGAGCCGGGTGTTCCGGGCCCGCCGGGTCGTCGTCGCGGCGGGGACGTACGGTACCCAGACGCTGCTCCACCGGATGAAGGACACCGGGGCGCTGCCGGGGATCTCGCCCCGGCTCGGCGAGCTGACCCGTACCAACTCCGAGGCGGTGGTGGGGGCGCAGACCGACGACCGGCGCTACCGCGCGCGCCACGGTGCGCCGCGCGTCGACTTCACGCGCGGGGTGGCCATCACCTCGTCCGTCCATCCGGACGAGCACACCCATATCGAGCCCGTGCGGTACGGGAAGGGCTCCAACGCCATGGGGCTGCTGACCACCTTCCAGGTGCCGTACCGCTCGGGCCCCGGCGGGCGGCGGTTCGGGCGCGGCCGGGTCGCGGGCTGGCTCGGCCGCATGGTCCGGCATCCGGTGACCGCGCTCCGCTCCCTCTCGTACCACCACTGGTCGGAGCGGACCCTGATCTGGCTGGTGATGCAGTCGGTGGACAACTCCCTGACCGCCTACCGCAAACCGTCCGGTATCGGGAAGGGGCTGCTGACCGCCCGGCAGGGCCACGGCACGCCCAATCCGACCCAGCTCGCCGCCGCCACCCGGGCGGCGAGCGTGCTCGCCGATGAGATCAACGGTTTCGCCGGGTCGAATATCGGCGAGCTGATCGGTACCCCGCTGACCGCGCACTTCCTCGGCGGCTGCCCGATCGGCGCGGACCCGGAGTCGGGGGTGATCGACCCGTACCACCGGCTGTACGGCCATCCGGGAGTCTCCGTCGTGGACGGCGCGGCGGTCACCGCGAATCCGGGCGTCAACCCGTCGCTGACGATCACCGCGCAGGCGGAGCGGGCGATGTCGCTCTGGCCCAACCACGGCGACGAGGATCCACGTCCGGCACCGGGGGAGCCGTATCTCGGGCTCGTGCCGGTGGCCCCGAGGACACCGGTCGTTCCGGCGGACGCGTTCGGCGCACTGCGGCTGCCGTTCCTGGGGATGCCCATGGTGCCGCCGAAGGGCGGGGCGGGCGGTACGGAGGGTGCGGAGCCCGGCGCCGGGGCGGGCGGATAG